Proteins encoded in a region of the Dendropsophus ebraccatus isolate aDenEbr1 chromosome 11, aDenEbr1.pat, whole genome shotgun sequence genome:
- the LOC138768067 gene encoding olfactory receptor class A-like protein 1 produces the protein MDLCVLIKGGLFFFQTSVGIISNCIILLSYTNILWKRSKLLPVDVVLSHLAFVNLMVLLTRGVPQTMTVFGINHVLSDVYCKVVVYIYRIVRALSVCVTSLLSVLQAVTIAPNLKWSCVRLKDMKYLALALVSLWGLNMAVCIAAPFFSALPRNISAPQFTLNLGFCCVYFPDQMSYIFNGFAVSARDFAFVSVMAFTSYFILRTLYRHRQQVQSIRSHNGGRNMAAESKAAQDVLRLVLLYVLFFGIDNIIWMYMLTVSQVSSTITDMRVFFSSCYASLSPILIIFSNRKIKDGMKCASRQKSVEIYLCQL, from the coding sequence ATGGATCTTTGCGTTCTTATTAAAGGGGGGCTCTTCTTCTTCCAGACGAGTGTCGGTATAATAAGTAATTGCATCATTTTACTTTCCTATACAAATATACTGTGGAAAAGAAGCAAACTCCTGCCGGTAGACGTCGTCCTTTCCCATTTAGCGTTTGTTAACCTGATGGTTTTGCTCACGCGAGGCGTTCCTCAGACAATGACGGTCTTTGGAATAAACCATGTTCTGAGTGATGTCTATTGTAAAGTAGTTGTGTATATCTACAGGATTGTGCGTGCTTTGTCCGTATGTGTGACCAGCCTGCTCAGCGTACTACAAGCTGTTACCATCGCCCCCAATCTAAAATGGTCCTGTGTTAGACTGAAAGATATGAAGTATCTGGCTCTGGCTCTGGTTTCCCTGTGGGGGCTTAATATGGCCGTGTGTATTGCGGCGCCATTTTTTTCTGCTCTACCAAGAAATATCAGCGCACCTCAATTCACCTTAAACCTGGGATTTTGCTGCGTCTATTTCCCGGATCAGATGAGTTACATCTTCAATGGCTTCGCTGTGTCTGCCAGGGACTTTGCCTTTGTTTCGGTTATGGCTTTTACCAGTTACTTCATTTTACGGACGCTCTACAGACATCGGCAACAGGTTCAGAGCATCAGAAGCCATAATGGTGGCAGGAATATGGCTGCCGAATCGAAGGCGGCTCAGGATGTGCTGAGGCTGGTGCTTCTCTATGTTCTCTTCTTTGGAATAGATAACATCATCTGGATGTACATGCTGACTGTATCACAAGTATCGTCCACAATTACGGACATGAGGGTTTTTTTCTCGTCCTGCTATGCTTCACTGAGTCCTATTTTGATCATTTTCTCTAATAGGAAAATTAAGGATGGCATGAAGTGTGCATCGAGGCAGAAATCAGTGGAAATTTATCTATGCCAGTTATAA